atataTTGTGCacaaatgaacatttttttttttttttttttttaaaaaaataaagtatcTTCTCTCCACCACGTATATAGTGCGTGATTGGGCAGCGTGGCGCAGAGTGGCACATGCATtatcgtaatttttttttctcttttcggGGGGGCATTTTCTCTTTGCATACGCATGtctgcgaaaaaaaaaaacgtttgaAATTTATAGGCCACTTGGCGTTGCGCGGTTGGCCATTTTGCAGTTTTCGATTTGTGGTTATTTGTGGTTTTTGCGACTCATATTGGCACCCAATTTGCCTTCTACATTTGCCACCCAATTTGCCTTCTACATTTGCCACCCAATTTGCCTTCTACATTTGCCACCCATATTTGCCACCAATTTTGTCATCCATATTTGCCACCAATTTTGCCTTCTATATTTCCCACCAATTTTGCCTTCCATTTTGTCACCCATTTTGTCAGCCATTTTTCCACCCACATTTGCCTCCAAATTTTGCAACCAATTTTTCCACCCATTTTGACATCAATTTTGCAACCAATTTTGCAACCAATTTTGCTACCAATTTTTCCACCCATATTTGCCTCCCATATTTGCCACCCATCTTGTCAACCATTCTGCCTCCCATTTTCGACTGCGGCCCCTTTTCAAACGACGCCTCTACCCACCAACCACTTCACTTTTTAtgcgttaattttttcttaacttcGTAATTTGCcttcccttttattttcccgATTTAATCTTTTCCCCACATTTCTCTCCGTTCTTGACTGTCTTACGATTATATGCACTCTTTCAAATTTATCTCTGTTCTTTGGCatcttttaactttttttttttttttctccctccatACCAGCACGGTACATTTTGGTCTACCAAGAAGGGTGAATGGCTACTTTGTGGCGCTTATACCTCTTCGTAGGTTTGTATGCCCCTAGCGGTTGACCGTTTGTACCTACATTCGTACTGGCACATGCATAGGCGCATACACAAAGGCGCTCGTAGCACCTGCACGTGGCCTACATGTTAGTGTGACCCATATTTTACTGCATACAGCATCGATAGTGGCAATTATTgcgacaatttttttttcttttctttccccttccgtTTTATGCTAATTTTAGCTTAACCAAGTGGACTTTTCCCTTCCATAGAGTATTGTTCCACAccgctcaaaaaaaataagagaaaaaagaaaaggcaaaaacgTTTTGCTTAGCTGcacaattaataaatatatggcttaatttttttcccatttttgtgcacatATCACTGTCTCTTTTGGCGAATCGGGAGTACACTAGCTCACACGTGATTACGGCCCCGCCACGAGCGAACGTGCATGCACGCGTACATACACGCGTACAGCATCGCAAAGGGAGCGTTAACGGGGCGCTAGGGAAGCAGAGCATATGAGCGCTGTACCTATTAGCGTGTCTATACTATATACCGTGCTTGTCTCgcccctcttccccccccccgtatTTTTCCACAGCTGCGTACTCCGTTTgttcttcccattttatgCTTTTACTACATTTGAAGAATCAGCTCCAGGGGGAGGTGCCCATGTATGTGCTGTACCTCCAGCGGAGTAACCCAAATCGGACATTCTTTAAGTGGCGTTTATGTTtgtatgtataattaatgttttgcttggcaattttttccccttttttttatttctttcctttttttcctacaccTCATCGTAAGAGAGAGCTCCAGAGAATACACCTTTTGCAAACCCTGCCCGGAAAAAGCGTAGCAGGCCTAACGCACCGGCTGTACGCCCACGCATCTCCACCTGTGTACCCGCACTTTTACATTCCGACCAAGTGCGTACTCACGCGAATCGATTCCCTGCATGTAGAAACGTAGTGAGCCccgtttttaatttccacGTGGCGCGCAAAAGTTGGCGTACCCCTTATCAGCAGTGGCGGTAGCGCGGCCGAAGCAGCAGCGGTAGAAGCACcgattttaattaaataatttttcccccaccccTTTTGTTTTGTCTTCCTCGCcgataatttaatttttataatccaTTCACTAGTGAACCATTTTTGTCATCCAGGCTGTGGATTACTCGAgagaggaaagaaagaaataaaaaaaaaaaaaaaaaaacaaacaaacaaacaaagcTGTGTAATTTTCCGTTCCTCATTGTGCTCCTTCTACATGGTGTATAACTCTTCACAcgtattttttacttccaaAAATTGATGCAAAAAATCGTCTGAGAAAACCACGCCATTCTACCCCCCCTCCTTTCGCtcaccccattttttttgtgagtgtagatatatgcatgtatgtacatgggTATACCTTTGTTCCTCGAGACGCCACACACGAGTTTGAAAGGAGCCACGtgaaaagtaatttttttgcaaaaacggTGGCTAAAACCGGTAtatcattttgtaaaacacGGGGGAAGCCTCTTCGTGTTGCATTTCATCTGCGCTCGATCCTTGAGCAGGATTGAGCAACCCCTCTGCTCGTACGCGTTAAGTAAAGAGAAGACACTTTTCTATCGATTGGAAGGGTAGGAGTCGCTTCAAGGCACACACAAACAAGCACACCCGTTTCTATAAGTGTACCGTTTCTTCGCCCATCCGACCGACCCCACAATGGAGAGCAACGGAGCCGTCCAGGAAATCCccgaaaagaggaaaaagagaaaaatcgCCGATCTGGAGGCGCCCTTTTTAGGCAGCGCCAACGTGGCCACCATTTCGAGTGCCATTTCGAACGCCAGAGTGTGTCCCAACCCGAGCCCGGGTGCTGCCGACcaacacaaaaataaaaagaaaatcatcAAATTGAAGAATCGGAAGATAGAGGACCTGTTCGTCATTAGGAACTTCCTCCCCATATGCGAAGAATTTCTCGTAAAGCACCACGAGGGGATTTTTTCAAACTTCCTGCAGAAACAGGATggggaaaggaagaaggcaAAAGGTAAGGCCAAGTCGTCGAAGGGGAAGGCGCTACCTGCCAAGTCGCTACCTGCCAAGCCCCTACTTGCCATTGCGGAGGAACCCCGGCAGGATGAACCCGACGTAGACAGGAGGGCGGTTAAGCTGGAACAGAGCGGCGACCGTACAGGGGGGAGGATCAAGGAGGAGGAACCCGTCGGGATAAAggtgaaaagggagaaaagcgAAAGTGTAGAATGCTTAGGGGAGGGAAGCGAAAGTGTAGAATGCTTAGGAGAGAGAAGCGAGGGAGGCGAAAGTGCAGACGACTTGGGGGAGGGCCCCACGGTGGACAGCGAAAAGGGGTCTCCCACAAACGGGGCTGGCACAAACAGGGGAGCGGCACACCCATCGCCGCCCAACCAGCATAGAAGCCACCCCTGCAAAAGCAACCATCACAGAAACGGCCCCGGCAAAGGCAACCTCTACAGGAGCTACGTGCGGCGCACGAAGCAGAGCCTCCGAGAAATGAACCTCCCATTCGACCGAGCAGTCCTCCTAAACGTAGTAGACAAAAAAGACAGCACGagcaaaataatgaaaatcgtaaataaaaaaaaagtaatcaGCGCATTTGGAGACACATGGGAAAACATGATTGAGCACATCCTATCAATGAAGCAACACAAAAATTTGATGAAGATTTACGACATATATGATGATGATAAGAATTTCTATATGATCATGGAAAAGCTACATGGGAAGGAGCTCTTCAGTTTTTTGGTTTATAAAAAGCAGGTGAAGGAGAGCGTCTGCAAGTATATCCTAAGCCAGATTTTCCAAGCCGTCAACTACCTGCACCACCATAATATCATTCATAGGGACATAAAACCAGAGAATCTCATgtttagaaataaaaagaggaaggacAAACCGTATGAATATAATTACGAGTTGGTGCTGATCGATTTTGATACTTGCCAGTTTGTTTGTCCTCCCAGTGGGGGTCGCCTCCCTGGTGTGTATTACCCCCCTGGAGCTGCCAACCTACGAAGGAGCCTTTCGCCATCTTCCAGCACAAACGGCACGGTGAGCGATTGCGCCAAGTTGTGTAGACATGGGGAAGTTAGAAAAATGGAGCAGAAGAAgggctccttttttcctggCCAGATACACAAGGGGTGCTCCAAAACCTTCAGTGAGAGGAGCACCAAGCAGAGGAGCGGTACATCAAATGTGTGCAATCACTCTGGACGCAAACAGCAACCGCGCACCAAATCATCCTCGGGGAAGAAACACATGAAACTTGTAGGCACATATGGCTATATCGCCCCTGAAATAATTAAAGGGTATAATTACTCAATCCTATCAGACATGTGGTCCataggaattattttttacatcctGATGACTGGTATTACCCCTCTGCCCATGTGCCTAATGGTGAActacaaaaatacaaaagacatcattttgaagaaggaaaagaaagggaTTAATTTCGGCTTGCTTTCTTTTAATAACTACCCCTTGGCAAGGGACCTTTGTGAGAAGCTGCTCCAGTTTGACCCCTCCAAGCGAATGCCAAACTCCGTGATTGCTTCGAACCACCCCTGGTTAAGGTACTTCAATATGCTACGAAGAAATGTTAGCCTCTGTACCGCTGAGAGGGAGTACCTGGCACCACCTCCCCTCAGTCAGAACCCCTTGAGTGACGCACCTTACGTGAAGAACAAACGACCTCGCTATGAGGATAGGAACAACTGCCATGTCGTCTTCCCATACCGCATGCACGAACAGGTGTACCAGCAGGAGCATTTACACCCCTTTATGCCCCTCTCCAATGAGCAAAGATTCTACTACCTCATCAACCAGGGGATGAGAAATTGCTACGCGGTGGGCAATGGTGTCCTCCCCCACCCTGGACTGTCTGCCCCCCTCGAGGGGTTCCCGTATCtcctgcgaggggggaaCCCCAGCGGGGAGACGCTCCCGGTGTGCGGCGGCACGCTGCCTCTTTGCGGCGGCACACTACCTCTTTGCGGAGACGCGCTACCCCTTTGCGGAGACGCGCTACCCCTTTGCGGAGACGCGCTACCCCTTTGTGGGGACACCCTACCCATTTGTGCTGAGAAGGTCTTTCCCACGGCGCGCTCTGCAGAAAACGACTTTGAGGGGAAAACCCACCCGGTGAGTTATCACCAGGATAGGGACGGCGGACACCCCCCGAGGATATCCCACCAGTTTGGCGGGAGGCACAGTGGCGGCGACGGCGAGGGAGTGGCGCCCGCTCGACATGTGCAGAAGGGGAGAcggggagaggaggaagaggaggatgccAACGATGCGGGTGACTCGAACGATGCGGATGCTTCTAACGATGCGGATGAGGATGAAATAGCCGCGAATGCTCAGAGGAGACGAccctttcgcaaaaaaacGGGGAACATTtcaccaaaggggaaggagcgAATCACCGGCGCGGCTCTCCACGAGAGCGAAAACGGCAACCATGGCAGCGCCCACAGGTGCACACTTACGCAGCAAGATCTCCACAGCAGGGATGATGACTATCCCCCCAATGGAAGTTATGGCCCCACTTCCGTCCACCCCGAAGATGACCCCCCCCCAGACTGCAACAATTTTGTAGACCTCTTCGAGCATTTAattgaaaacaaaaaaaggaagttcaCCCTGAGGGGGAAGCCATTCGATCAGCTGCCTCCCCTTCAGAACCCGTTCCCCATGTACTTCGTGCCCAGTGATGAACACCTGGATGGAGCAGACAACGAGATAGGCAAACTGTCCAAACGAAAGGGACACCTCACCAccaaagagaaaaatgaggagcACACACGAGCGAAGAACCCTTCGGAAgtattttcctccccctcctcccacTCTATACGCGTAACGCCGCAAAATGATCCTGCGAAGACGATTCAAATCGATAAGGAGCACAAACGGGCATACGATTTTGCCCCCCCTAGACACGTTCACCTACCAAGTGGTCACCTCTCCCTACCACACAGAGGAGGGAGACCCAATGTAATCCTCCTTCCGCAGCCCCTGCCCCCctctcttctcccccttgtaTACCACCACTCCAGCGAGCTACGAAACAATATTGTGTTAAATGATAAGGGTCACCTAACAAACAGCAGCGACGACATCGATGGTGTGGCCAGCAACAATAGACATCCCAACATGTGCTATGCGAATGTGCCAGCCAGTGCATATGACCCATGCCAAGTGACTAACCTGTATGAGACATCCACCAGTTTGACCGATTCACACGAGCAACAGCTCACTCTCCAGGAGGGCCACCAAAATGGCTTGCACAGTCACCACCACGGGTTTAACGCCAATTTGGCAAGAGCCGCCACCGCCAGTAAGTTCCCCCAGAACGTCATCAGAAGTAAGATCCCTCATAGCGCCGCCAGTAGCATGTTCCCACAAAATAGGGACATCCCACCGCTATACCTCAACTACCGCAGGGCCTACAAAAACAGCGTCGAAATGGTTCCCACGATGTTCAGGGAGGATTAGCGTCAAATTTGAAGGCGGCTTTAAACCGGCTACGCGTATTATAACCCCTTCGACAGGGTCAACCAACGATCATCCTGCAAGATAACACTCTGAATGATTAACGAGTGAGGGAGGGACGGACGGACTGTGGTTTAGGCGGGGCTCCCCCCTGTTTTTCCCTCACAAATGGCTTGTAGGAAAAGGCGAGGAGCTTTTTTACCCCACGTGTTGCACGCAACCAGAGGGGGAGAGGTCACAAGACGGTGAAACGATGAGCCGGCGAGGTTGCGAAGTTGCGCGGTCACGAGGCAGTGCTGCCATGGGGCAGTGCCGCCACCGGGcgggggaagaaacaaaacaCAGGTGTGTTATCGAGCAGTGGAAAGGGACTCCCCGAGCGACGGGCTTCGCTTCGTGTTCGCTTTGCAGGATGTGCTCTCCTCTGTGTTTCCACCCCCCGTTACTCGCCACCCTGCAGAGCGATAGCACCCCGGTGGGTCGTTCACGCGCAGATgtttcgcccctttttgcggACAGATGGTCAACTGTGTGTAGCAGTGTCGCCCTGggccatttatttttatataattattatttttttattttattttttttgggatGCCTCAAAAGCTTTTACCGCAGTAGGAAGCGAACTGTCCattgttgtttttttatttttcatttcgcccATTTATCCTTTGTCTTTAAGAGTCCTCCCCCGTCGCACGCCTCCCTACGCACCTCAGATGTGTATATATAGCTATGCGAGCAGATAACTCTGCCCGCCCCCTCCACTACACTTGTGTGATTAAACCCGCATGCCGAGTGCATGCCCCCCTCATAATGGGTTCTTTTACAATCGGAACGGGTTAAACAGCCTTTCGGCCTCATGGCCACTTCATCTTTGTGTTATCTCCCCGACGTTGTGTCTATGCACGTGTGTTGGGTACACCAAGGAGGGCTACGCTTTACGTGTGAAAATCTGCACACCGGggtgccccctccccctacTTCGCCATCACCCTTTTTGGTACTCACGTAGATGAGTGAGCGCGCCCTCGTTCTCTTCCTACCCTTCGCACTCCTCCCCTTTGACCTgaagtttcccccccccacgtTCGATTTCCACCCGAGCGCTGTTCTCCCACTGGGTAGCCCTACAGCATGACAAAAAACCCTGTGCTGTTTTACCTTCACTATTCAACTTTTCTTAGCCTCATTTTATGGAAGATcgttttatcttttttcccctcctcccaTTTACAGGGGCGTGACCCAATTTGACATCCTCCTCGTACTTAACCGTTTGCCACTGTTTCGAGagtgtcactttttttttttttttgcttctccttcttctcctactcctccccctttgtaCACTTTTCACCACGCAggatttttccaaat
The DNA window shown above is from Plasmodium vivax chromosome 9, whole genome shotgun sequence and carries:
- a CDS encoding protein kinase domain containing protein (encoded by transcript PVX_090925A), encoding MESNGAVQEIPEKRKKRKIADLEAPFLGSANVATISSAISNARVCPNPSPGAADQHKNKKKIIKLKNRKIEDLFVIRNFLPICEEFLVKHHEGIFSNFLQKQDGERKKAKGKAKSSKGKALPAKSLPAKPLLAIAEEPRQDEPDVDRRAVKLEQSGDRTGGRIKEEEPVGIKVKREKSESVECLGEGSESVECLGERSEGGESADDLGEGPTVDSEKGSPTNGAGTNRGAAHPSPPNQHRSHPCKSNHHRNGPGKGNLYRSYVRRTKQSLREMNLPFDRAVLLNVVDKKDSTSKIMKIVNKKKVISAFGDTWENMIEHILSMKQHKNLMKIYDIYDDDKNFYMIMEKLHGKELFSFLVYKKQVKESVCKYILSQIFQAVNYLHHHNIIHRDIKPENLMFRNKKRKDKPYEYNYELVLIDFDTCQFVCPPSGGRLPGVYYPPGAANLRRSLSPSSSTNGTVSDCAKLCRHGEVRKMEQKKGSFFPGQIHKGCSKTFSERSTKQRSGTSNVCNHSGRKQQPRTKSSSGKKHMKLVGTYGYIAPEIIKGYNYSILSDMWSIGIIFYILMTGITPLPMCLMVNYKNTKDIILKKEKKGINFGLLSFNNYPLARDLCEKLLQFDPSKRMPNSVIASNHPWLRYFNMLRRNVSLCTAEREYLAPPPLSQNPLSDAPYVKNKRPRYEDRNNCHVVFPYRMHEQVYQQEHLHPFMPLSNEQRFYYLINQGMRNCYAVGNGVLPHPGLSAPLEGFPYLLRGGNPSGETLPVCGGTLPLCGGTLPLCGDALPLCGDALPLCGDALPLCGDTLPICAEKVFPTARSAENDFEGKTHPVSYHQDRDGGHPPRISHQFGGRHSGGDGEGVAPARHVQKGRRGEEEEEDANDAGDSNDADASNDADEDEIAANAQRRRPFRKKTGNISPKGKERITGAALHESENGNHGSAHRCTLTQQDLHSRDDDYPPNGSYGPTSVHPEDDPPPDCNNFVDLFEHLIENKKRKFTLRGKPFDQLPPLQNPFPMYFVPSDEHLDGADNEIGKLSKRKGHLTTKEKNEEHTRAKNPSEVFSSPSSHSIRVTPQNDPAKTIQIDKEHKRAYDFAPPRHVHLPSGHLSLPHRGGRPNVILLPQPLPPSLLPLVYHHSSELRNNIVLNDKGHLTNSSDDIDGVASNNRHPNMCYANVPASAYDPCQVTNLYETSTSLTDSHEQQLTLQEGHQNGLHSHHHGFNANLARAATASKFPQNVIRSKIPHSAASSMFPQNRDIPPLYLNYRRAYKNSVEMVPTMFRED